The Daucus carota subsp. sativus chromosome 9, DH1 v3.0, whole genome shotgun sequence genome window below encodes:
- the LOC108201078 gene encoding uncharacterized protein LOC108201078 — MLRRIGTRSGGKKYKFKSSGSTKQGKSQKRLKQNTDDEVEEQLSTLVFDDYWSLIWKRIPSERIEGCVYYHPLSFRSYLTEKSVKKLKKWVSRHKVFSSRYVFIPMCQSNHWNMLIICNIGEDMNSETNSPCMFLLDSLQISEATRLEPRLREFVFHLYESGNRKESAEEIFNIPYNIPSIPQQEDGTKCGYYMLFYMFKFLTACPYQFDISKDYPGFMTEDWFDKDEFQKFYEDLTSEKEKECSLSDTTTDKKKDGEGSSIQKIENVNNDMLQTTPSYDLFRSNDALPPLVSYTPESSQEEQKITQCNKPSPLPAIEESKIEGDVVKKKKSIKFKIKSGEQRKSPRLIEAKKNPNDYNKDETKVAAEEDERNSTEEEAEPVVISVVDHNEDEENLDSNNEDKADEDDFIEDGKSKKTTKPKKKKRKASSPVKMKRAKKRKNVKEEEEETEEEEPTENIRKPETDMPNKILLRAYPKTFTDAIQALTEDQKKWVTEAGFGPLLSFAMRKVPHSMCVNIIWWYDLTEDEMIFSKQRVKITEQDVADTLGLPKGEKEICFKKGKVNRDKFSRWRAQFPDKDGNRITELTVYEAITRSRVVDLHFKQNFMILMMNLFVYTNNSSFVCQDVLGFEDEFENASHYNWCKLVVESLRSTHEEWWDDPQKKYYTGSLVFLLFFYLDRSVHTEYRAERTRPVFIGWRDSLIENRNRSESIDGTFMRGEIVGPLHNPNTGERQSTRNVSAEEHRHQDVNHENEEAAILKLGKNKGKLPAEEFVDIFQEGENFKTPKETLRGVEMIPQDFKEDETYSGIMSVARDIKYTYEDNEIITEEEMMSQVDKDIKELEFVYEKCKNNLKLANDLFPNHPSLKLYEDRFAKMYQPQSQEEEEQQRFEREGDTEYNPGRLRREVKVGDSKKSPFLDRTIDFNKQKITKAEEEVWNWITADTSDATQIIFFWEDVICMSYQIKTFQFNEKISTAVMDVYATILNEDEKYRSPDSPHRFFCNTSITGMSLTKRNHVETPEEAKAKYRRFCSRLNIWLLKHDTKIDDIDLIFFPIHDVDHYYVVCFNIKNPSVEIIDNNRIADGTNAVYDGLPECLQQHFVSYLETSSPAKSKQLGSVSIVRLDMKWRTMYNKVDSGVFAINHMETYKGNGLRNWECKFAYEKGVQQKKQLEKARQIYASKIIYSPINLYKNKMVNEIKSLCQPR, encoded by the exons ATGCTTCGCCGAATAG GTACAAGGTCGGGAGGaaagaaatataaattcaaaagtTCAGGATCTACAAAACAAGGCAAGTCGCAAAAGAGGCTTAAgcaaaatactgatgatgaagTAGAAGAACAGTTGAGCACATTAGTCTTTGATGATTATTGGAG TTTAATCTGGAAAAGAATACCTTCAGAGAGAATAGAGGGATGTGTGTATTACCATCCTTTATCTTTTCGAAGCTATTTGACTGAAAAATCagttaaaaaactgaaaaaatggGTATCAAGACATAAAGTGTTCTCAAGCAGATATGTCTTCATTCCAATGTGCCAATC AAATCACTGGAACATGCTCATTATATGCAACATTGGCGAGGATATGAATTCTGAAACAAATAGTCCATGCATGTTCTTATTGGACTCGCTGCAAATCAGTGAAGCTACAAGACTTGAACCAAGATTAAGAGA GTTTGTGTTTCATTTATATGAATCTGGAAATCGAAAAGAATCTGCTGAGGAAATCTTCAATATACCATACAACATACCATCAATTCCACAACAAGAAGATGGGACTAAATGTGGTTATTACATGTTGTTTTACATGTTCAAATTCCTCACTGCTTGTCCCTATCAATTTGACATTTCTAAGGATTACCCAGGATTT ATGACTGAAGATTGGTTTGATAAGGatgaatttcaaaaattttatgaagACTTGACATCAGAGAAAGAAAAGGAGTGTAGTTTATCTGACACAACTACAGATAAAAAGAAAGATGGTGAAGGAAGTAGCATTCAAAAAATTGAGAATGTGAATAATGATATGCTGCAAACAACGCCATCATATGATCTATTCAGATCTAATGATGCCCTGCCTCCACTGGTATCATACACCCCAGAAAGTTCACAAGAAGAGCAGAAAATAACTCAAT GCAATAAGCCATCCCCTTTGCCAGCAATTGAAGAATCAAAGATCGAGGGTGATGttgtcaaaaagaaaaagagcatcaaatttaaaatcaaatcagGGGAACAAAGAAAATCACCTAGGCTCATTGAAGCAAAGAAAAATCCTAATGACTACAACAAGGATGAGACAAAagttgctgcagaagaagatgAAAGAAATTCTACAGAAGAAGAAGCTGAACCAGTCGTCATTTCTGTAGTTGATCATAATGAGGATGAAGAAAATCTGGATAGCAATAATGAAGACAAGGCTGATGAAGATGATTTTATTGAAGATGGTAAAAGCAAAAAAACAACTAAGCCtaagaaaaagaagagaaaagctTCAAGTCCG GTCAAAATGAAAAGAGCCAAGAAACGAAAAAATgtcaaagaagaagaagaagaaacagaAGAAGAGGAACCAACTGAGAACATAAGAAAGCCTGAAACAGACATGCCAAATAAGATATTGTTACGTGCCTACCCGAAAACCTTCACTGATGCTATCCAGGCATTGACAGAAGATCAGAAAAAATGGGTGACTGAAGCGGGATTTGGCCCTCTCTTATCATTTGCAATGAGAAAAGTTCCGCACTCAATGTGTGTGAATATAATTTGGTGGTATGATTTGACTGAGGATGAGATGATCTTCAGTAAACAAAGGGTGAAGATCACAGAGCAAGATGTGGCTGATACCCTTGGGCTGCCAAAGGGAGAGAAAGAAATCTGTTTCAAAAAAGGCAAAGTTAATAGAGACAAATTCTCTAGATGGAGGGCACAATTTCCTGACAAAGATGGAAATAGAATCACAGAGTTGACCGTGTATGAGGCGATAACAAGATCTAGAGTGGTGGATCTTCATTTCAAACAAAACTTCATGATTCTAATGATGAATCTGTTTGTATACACAAACAACAGCTCTTTCGTTTGTCAAGATGTTTTGGGATTTGAAGACGAGTTTGAAAACGCAAGCCACTACAATTGGTGCAAGCTTGTGGTTGAATCTCTTCGATCTACTCATGAGGAATGGTGGGATGATCCTCAGAAAAAGTACTACACTGGTTCACTAGTGTTCCTCCTT TTCTTCTACCTTGACCGAAGCGTCCATACTGAATACAGAGCAGAAAGGACAAGGCCTGTATTCATTGGTTGGAGGGATTCACTGATTGAGAATAGAAACAGAAGTGAATCCATTGATGGAACATTTATGAGAGGAGAAATT GTTGGACCATTGCACAATCCAAACACTGGAGAGAGACAGAGTACTAGAAACGTATCAGCTGAAGAACATAGGCACCAG GATGTAAATCATGAAAATGAGGAGGCTGCAATTTTGAAATTGGGTAAAAACAAAGGAAAGTTACCAGCTGAAGAATTTGTGGAT ATATTTCAAGAAGGTGAGAATTTTAAAACACCAAAAGAAACCTTAAGGGGAGTAGAAATGATTCCACAAGATTTCAAGGAAGATGAAACTTATTCTGGAATCATGTCTGTGGCGAGAGATATTAAGTACACGTATGAAGATAATGAAATTATCACTGAAGAG GAAATGATGTCACAAGTTGATAAAGACATCAAAGAATTGGAATTTGTGTATGAGAAATgcaaaaacaacttgaagctggCAAATGACCTCTTCCCAAACCACCCTAGCTTGAAGCTGTATGAAGACAGATTTGCGAAAATGTATCAACCACAAAGtcaggaagaagaagaacaacAAAG ATTTGAAAGAGAAGGTGACACTGAATATAATCCAGGAAGACTGAGGAGAGAGGTAAAGGTCGGAGACTCCAAAAAATCACCATTTCTTGATCGCACAATTGACTTCAACAAGCAAAAGATTACAAAGGCAGAGGAGGAGGTGTGGAATTGGATCACAGCAGATACATCAGATGCAAC CCAAATTATTTTCTTCTGGGAGGATGTAATTTGCATGAGCTACCAGATTAAAACTTTTCAATtcaatgaaaaaatatcaactgCTGTCATGGATGTATATGCGACAATCCTGAATGAAGATGAAAAATATAGATCCCCAGACTCGCCACACCGGTTCTTTTGCAACACTAGTATCACG GGGATGTCATTGACAAAAAGGAACCACGTTGAAACTCCTGAAGAGGCTAAAGCAAAGTATAGAAGGTTTTGTTCAAGATTAAATATATGGCTTCTAAAACATGATACAAAAATTGATGATATCGATCTG ATATTTTTCCCAATCCATGATGTAGACCACTATTATGTTGTCTGTTTCAACATTAAAAATCCATCAGTAGAGATCATTGACAACAATAGAATTGCAGATGGCACCAATGCAGTCTATGATGGATTACCGGAATGCTTG CAACAACATTTTGTGAGCTACTTGGAAACAAGCAGTCCGGCCAAGAGTAAACAGTTGGGCAGCGTTTCAATTGTTCGACTAGATATGAAATGGCGAACAATGTATAACAAGGTGGATTCTGGAGTGTTTGCCATTAACCATATGGAAACCTACAAAGGCAATGGATTGAGGAACTGGGAATGCAAATTTGCATATGAAAAG GGAGTTCAACAGAAAAAACAGCTGGAGAAGGCACGCCAGATTTATGCCTCAAAGATTATATATTCACCAATAAATCTGTACAAAAACAAAATGGTGAATGAGATCAAGTCGTTGTGTCAACCAAGATGA
- the LOC135149399 gene encoding protein FAR1-RELATED SEQUENCE 5-like encodes MSKESDSNSDLSLVSSTAGVDVRRRRRTVTKKCQCEAKVQLKYGGFNQYIISCFVEGHNHPLASTSGKQFLRINRTISSLQRRFILDAAKSNIGAHRAHSLYKSIAGSYTDIGATATDFQNWVRDIKLYIGKHDADMLLQKFQNKRETSDAGFSYEYETDSDGHLTRLFWADIPGRQSYEVFGDVVSFDATYRTNKYGMVFVPFIGVDNHWKSVTFASALLNHEDSTNFTWVCEMFLKVFQQAPKCIITDQCPAMKVAINKIFPNSIHRYCMWHIMQKFTAKVGPVFCAESGFMEKLNKFVWSSHLTISEFEQGWNSVLDEFGLSEHVWLNEMYLMRESWIPAFFRDKPMGALLRTTSRSESSNFFFNHFVQRGDTLSEFYICYESAIEKQIYENKKLNDGDRCIPKTITEKEIEKEAAQLYTRTMFYKVQKQIKASCFHISLAGQPIVADGVSTYIVRDKTYDEKYFEVQFSFLTNNVDCSCKLFTRVGYLCRHCFYCLGLWGVERIPHQYLCSRWMRNAEDRFCKSKFSDVMESTNFLFDEMNSLKIRVEEKFESSRATKEDMLEECFGVRPSTITTVHPPLQSNNKGSRKRLVGPAEKSCDGKKRKLRVCKFCMLEGYHDSRTCPKKKMQNPIMQAANISVDNISTNQTINTGIIS; translated from the exons ATGTCGAAAGAATCTGATAGTAATTCGGATTTGTCTCTTGTCTCAAGCACTGCAGGAGTTGATGTAAGAAGGCGAAGAAGGACAGTTACAAAAAAATGTCAATGTGAAGCAAAGGTTCAACTGAAATATGGTGGttttaatcaatatataatatcttgTTTTGTTGAAGGTCACAATCATCCTTTAGCATCCACATCTGGAAAGCAATTTCTTCGTATCAATCGAACTATTTCCTCACTTCAACGTCGATTCATTTTAGATGCTGCTAAATCAAATATTGGTGCTCATAGAGCGCATAGCCTCTATAAATCTATAGCCGGTTCCTACACTGATATAGGGGCAACTGCTACAGATTTTCAGAATTGGGTAAGGGATATTAAGTTGTATATTGGAAAGCATGATGCGGATATGTTGCttcaaaaattccaaaataaGCGAGAGACATCAGATGCTGGATTTTCTTATGAGTATGAAACAGATTCGGATGGTCATCTTACTCGTCTATTTTGGGCTGATATTCCAGGACGCCAAAGTTATGAAGTGTTTGGTGATGTGGTCTCTTTTGATGCAACTTATCGCACAAATAA GTATGGCATGGTTTTTGTACCATTTATAGGTGTTGACAATCATTGGAAAAGTGTTACCTTTGCATCTGCTTTGCTTAATCACGAGGATTCGACAAATTTTACATGGGTGTGCGAGATGTTTTTGAAAGTCTTTCAGCAGGCACCAAAATGTATTATCACTGATCAATGCCCGGCTATGAAAGTTGCTATCAACAAGATATTCCCTAATTCAATTCATCGATATTGCATGTGGCATATAATGCAAAAGTTTACAGCTAAG gtTGGTCCTGTTTTTTGTGCGGAATCTGGTTTTATGGAGAaacttaataaatttgtttggtCATCACATTTGACGATATCTGAATTTGAACAAGGTTGGAATTCTGtgttggatgagtttggattgAGTGAACATGTATGGTTGAATGAAATGTACCTTATGAGAGAATCGTGGATTCCTGCCTTTTTTCGGGACAAGCCCATGGGAGCGTTGCTGAGAACGACATCAAGGTCAGAAAGTAGTAACTTTTTCTTTAATCATTTTGTGCAGAGGGGAGACACACTGTCAGAGTTCTATATATGCTATGAGAGTGCCATTGAGAAacagatttatgaaaataaaaaacttaatgATGGAGATAGATGTATTCCTAAAACTATCActgaaaaagaaattgaaaaggaagcagccCAGCTTTACACTCGTACAATGTTTTACAAGGTTCAAAAACAGATTAAAGCTAGTTGTTTTCATATTAGTTTGGCTGGACAGCCAATTGTTGCTGATGGTGTTAGTACGTATATTGTACGTGATAAAACTTATGATGAGAAGTATTTCGAGGTTCAGTTTTCGTTCTTGACAAACAATGTGGATTGTTCTTGCAAGCTTTTTACTAGAGTGGGATACCTTTGTCGGCATTGTTTCTACTGTTTGGGTCTATGGGGTGTTGAACGAATTCCACATCAGTATTTGTGTAGTCGCTGGATGAGAAATGCAGAGGACAGATTttgtaaatcaaaattttcagatgTGATGGAAAGTACTAAT TTTTTGTTTGATGAGATGAATAGTTTGAAAATAAGGGTTGaagaaaaatttgaaagttCGAGAGCTACAAAAGAAGATATGCTAGAAGAATGTTTCGGAGTGAGACCTTCAACTATAACCACTGTTCATCCACCACTCCAAAGTAATAATAAAGGTAGCCGAAAAAGACTTGTTGGTCCTGCAGAAAAAAGTTGTGATGGAAAGAAGAGGAAATTAAGGGTGTGCAAATTCTGTATGCTGGAAGGATATCACGATTCACGTACTTGCCCGAAGAAGAAGATGCAAAATCCAATCATGCAAGCTGCTAATATTTCTGTCGACAATATTAGCACTAACCAGACCATCAATACAG GAATAATCAGCTAG
- the LOC108200603 gene encoding uncharacterized protein LOC108200603, whose translation MAITNNLKPTISSQITSFGSSSIKTTPPTPVKFSRNALFSSTILSMPVNDHSPVGIFTRNRMVPRVSGIWDAVTGGNSGREALLAIRRGMQLFREGDVLGSVVEFDKAIQLDARQKAYLWQRGLSLYYLDRFEEGAEQFRIDVAQNPNDTEESIWCFLCEAQLYGVDEARKKYLEVGRDPRPVMREAYNMFKDGGDPEKLVKEFSSGRESEYFYASLYAGLYYECQGIPDGAKRHIVAACESPYGQKSDDYMAALAKVHTQCRNWNQKA comes from the exons ATGGCAATAACCAACAATTTGAAGCCCACCATTTCGTCTCAAATCACTTCATTTGGCTCCTCATCCATTAAAACAACTCCTCCAACCCCAGTAAAGTTCTCCAGGAATGCACTCTTCTCCAGCACCATTCTGTCAATGCCTGTAAATGATCACAGCCCAGTTGGTATTTTCACGAGAAACAGAATGGTCCCTCGTGTTTCTGGGATTTGGGATGCTGTGACTGGTGGGAATTCTGGGAGGGAAGCTCTTCTTGCGATTCGGCGTGGAATGCAGCTCTTTAGAGAG GGTGATGTTTTGGGGTCTGTTGTGGAGTTTGATAAGGCTATTCAACTTGATGCTCGCCAAAAGGCAT ATCTTTGGCAAAGAGGTCTTTCACTCTACTACCTTGACAG GTTTGAGGAAGGGGCAGAGCAATTCAGGATAGATGTTGCACAAAATCCAAATGACACAGAGGAGTCAATATGGTGCTTTTTGTGTGAAGCTCAATTATATGGAGTGGATGAAGCacgaaaaaaatatcttgag GTTGGTAGGGATCCACGTCCTGTTATGAGGGAAGCTTATAACATGTTCAAAGACGGAGGTGACCCAGAGAAG CTTGTCAAGGAATTCTCGAGTGGCCGAGAAAGCGAATATTTCTATGCTTCTTTATATGCCGGGCTTTACTATGAATGCCAG GGTATACCAGATGGCGCCAAACGTCATATAGTTGCTGCATGTGAATCTCCTTATGGACAAAA gtcTGATGATTATATGGCTGCCCTTGCTAAAGTTCACACACAATGTCGAAACTGGAACCAAAAAGCATGA
- the LOC108201153 gene encoding uncharacterized protein LOC108201153 has translation MDYSYNGSESMISVGDVPSSSDRVLRLLHEIRDDISEQNAVRNELWVTFPRQEQAISYQKEHSNVFIFSYQDHVNGQRRFVVSSYKEFWRRYKNMNPKYRHHYEVIQEGLPCHLYFDLEFNKIENSNNNGEEMVDILLSLVFDFMNEKYSIEGDKEFVVELDSSTEEKFSRHIIICFPNTAFKNNRHAGAFVGEICSRIQNERGRDGRFEKLFILKDRNSSHVNKEVFIDRAVYSRNRCFRLPLSSKARKTSILLPTGRFKCRLMSEEDMFMASLICKVDVDVQKILICEKDIGCSNTLQFATQVHVNFHKDYGVPRNLLSNSCIIDSSRIFQTGRSLFPLLDMFVESVASLGNISGKIHSWHWFSEYGIMVYNMSKNRYCERIGRQHKSNHVIYVVDLRRASYYQKCHDPDCRGYRSPLRPVPEEIVPDTTVFFEGVKRHKIYENNVDNKTIDSVDSCLKDGWWLEAVKFAEKVEKKTLDFDVVS, from the exons ATGGATTATTCTTACAATGGATCTGAAAGCATGATTTCAGTCGGTGATGTTCCAAGTTCATCAG ATAGAGTGCTGCGATTATTACACGAGATTCGTGATGATATTAGTGAACAAAATGCAGTAAG GAATGAACTATGGGTAACATTTCCTAGACAAGAGCAAGCTATTAGTTATCAAAAAGAACATAgcaatgtttttatatttagcTATCAAGACCATGTTAATGGTCAGAGGAGGTTTGTTGTTTCAAGCTATAAGGAGTTTTGGCGAAG GTACAAGAACATGAATCCCAAATATCGTCATCATTATGAAGTTATTCAGGAG GGATTACCATGCCACCTTTATTTTGATTTGGAATTCAATAAGATCGAAAACTCAAACAACAATGGTGAGGAAATGGTTGATATACTGTTATCACTTGTTTTTGATTTCATGAATGAGAAGTATTCTATTGAAGGAGATAAAGAGTTTGTTGTTGAACTTGATTCGTCAACAGAAG AAAAATTTTCTCGCCATATAATCATTTGTTTCCCTAACACTGCTTTTAAGAACAACCGACATGCTGGTGCATTTGTTGGTGAG attTGCTCAAGGATACAAAATGAAAGGGGAAGAGATGGAAGATTTGAAAAATTGTTCATATTAAAAGATAGGAACTCATCTCATGTGAATAAAGAAGTTTTTATTGATAGAGCAGTGTATTCCAGAAATCGATGCTTTCGCTTACCATTGTCTTCAAAAGCACGAAAGACTTCTATACTTTTACCTACTGGACGTTTTAAGTGCAGGTTAATG AGTGAGGAAGATATGTTTATGGCATCTTTGATCTGCAAAGTGGATGTTGATGTTCAAAAGATTCTTATATGTGAAAAGGATATTGGTTGTTCAAACACTCTCCAATTTGCTACACAG GTTCATGTGAACTTCCATAAAGATTATGGAGTCCCAAGAAATCTTCTGTCAAATTCTTGCATAATTGATTCGTCAAGAATATTTCAGACAGGGAGATCACTATTTCCACTATTGGATATGTTTGTAGAATCTGTTGCCTCCTTAGGAAATATATCAG GAAAAATTCACAGTTGGCATTGGTTTTCAGAGTATGGTATAATGGTGTATAATATGTCAAAAAATAGATACTGTGAGAGAATTGGTAGACAACACAAAAGCAATCATG TTATATATGTTGTTGATCTAAGAAGAGCTAGTTATTATCAAAAATGTCATGATCCAGATTGCAGAG GTTATCGCTCTCCACTACGTCCAGTTCCTGAAGAAATTGTACCTGACACAACTGTATTTTTTGAGGGTGTTAAGCGTCACAAAATttatgagaataatgttgataACAAGACGATAGACAGTGTGGATAGCTGCTTGAAAGATGGTTGGTGGTTGGAAgctgtaaaatttgctgaaaaaGTTGAGAAAAAGACACTAGATTTCGATGTAGTATCTTGA
- the LOC135149398 gene encoding zinc finger protein ZAT5-like, whose amino-acid sequence MSTPSNILKGKRTKRQSPQSPLPFSVAHANFSSKYAGGDYVTSSTASDEDSAGPGTTEEEEDMAKCLLLLAQVDPKNDSQFGLVPYKFTSKKYLETSISTNGKTCIYVYQCKTCNRTFPSFQALGGDRASHRKPKNVNAALENKSRLIISTKISHHHSREVLIQTGLRRSHKAPLWRRPCQPQQCHKYNYSVRE is encoded by the coding sequence ATGAGCACGCCTTCCAATATCTTGAAAGGGAAGCGGACTAAGAGACAAAGTCCACAATCACCCTTACCATTCTCAGTTGCACATGCAAATTTTTCAAGCAAGTATGCAGGAGGTGATTATGTGACTAGCTCCACCGCGAGTGACGAGGACTCGGCTGGGCCTGGCACCACGGAGGAGGAGGAAGACATGGCAAAATGCTTGTTGCTATTGGCGCAAGTTGATCCCAAAAATGATTCACAATTCGGGCTAGTTCCTTACAAATTCACTAGCAAAAAGTACTTGGAAACAAGCATAAGTACTAATGGCAAAACATGCATTTATGTCTACCAATGCAAAACATGCAACCGAACATTCCCTTCTTTCCAGGCTCTAGGTGGTGACCGGGCTAGTCACCGCAAGCCTAAGAATGTTAACGCGGCCTTGGAGAACAAGTCGAGGCTTATAATCTCGACGAAGATCAGCCACCACCATTCAAGAGAAGTTCTCATCCAGACAGGCCTTAGGCGGTCACATAAGGCGCCATTGTGGAGGCGCCCCTGTCAACCGCAACAATGCCACAAATACAACTACTCTGTAAgagaataa
- the LOC108192673 gene encoding pentatricopeptide repeat-containing protein At2g20540-like, whose protein sequence is MSHFTTSTSLSAILRNCSSLLSSIPTARKVHAQILINGLFQNNTLQTDLVLAYCKCGLLGDARKMFVSMPDRNMHSWNIMISTHVKNCLYTDGLCIFSAFLQVGQRPDHYTFTPLFKACAQLGDKTLGLGLHSWVIKFGFVNYVVVGSALLEFYSKCKQAEDAKRVFGDLRFKDSVAWNSMISGLVRLGCNVDAVVCFRDMLKEGIVMDRMAIPSILSACGREGDVMKGKEIHGQVMKSVTFCDDVTIVNSLIDMYSRCGFLYNSENVFKNMVNANLVSWTTMISCYGVHGKGKESLVLFEEMKFRGFEPNSVTITTILASCSHSGLVDQGKKIFDSLGLVYNIEPCVEHYACMIDLLGRSGCVEEAFELVKNMKLAPTASTWGALLAACMTWRNVEIGEIAAHHLFKLEPKNTSNYIALCSIYESLATKERHKYYLIPHKVSSSSQVDTKESSQGEELRVKGMEVLERGLESFNQAEVGAGLQVFYNLGELRGTVEGLVGKYKNVGVKSIANALDMKAISSGGGMYGGGPGGIQRSGTPQIGGGSKAKEALWQRMNGCMDQLHSIVVAVWHLQRVLLKKRDPFTHVLLLDEVMQVWFM, encoded by the exons atgtCACATTTTACGACTTCTACCTCCTTGTCTGCTATTCTACGAAACTGCAGCTCTTTGCTTTCATCAATTCCTACAGCCAGAAAAGTCCATGCTCAAATCCTCATTAATGGATTATTTCAAAACAATACACTCCAAACAGATTTGGTGCTGGCTTACTGTAAATGCGGTCTGCTGGGTGATGCACGCAAGATGTTTGTTTCTATGCCTGACCGAAACATGCACTCATGGAACATTATGATCTCTACCCATGTCAAGAATTGTTTATATACAGATGGTTTGTGTATTTTTAGTGCGTTTCTTCAAGTGGGTCAGAGACCGGATCACTACACATTTACTCCATTGTTTAAGGCGTGTGCCCAACTTGGAGATAAGACTTTGGGTTTAGGTCTGCATAGTTGGGTGATCAAATTTGGGTTTGTGAACTATGTTGTCGTAGGGAGTGCGCTTTTGGAATTTTACTCGAAATGCAAGCAAGCAGAGGATGCTAAACGGGTTTTTGGTGATTTGAGATTTAAAGATTCTGTTGCGTGGAATTCGATGATTTCTGGGTTAGTGAGGCTGGGATGTAATGTGGATGCTGTAGTTTGTTTCAGAGATATGCTTAAGGAAGGAATTGTGATGGATCGTATGGCAATACCGAGTATTTTGAGTGCTTGTGGAAGGGAAGGAGACGTTATGAAAGGGAAAGAAATTCATGGGCAAGTAATGAAGAGTGTAACATTTTGTGACGATGTTACGATTGTAAACTCTCTTATCGACATGTACTCCAGGTGTGGGTTTTTGTATAATTCGGAGAATGTTTTTAAGAATATGGTTAATGCAAATTTAGTGAGTTGGACTACAATGATCTCGTGCTACGGGGTTCATGGGAAAGGGAAAGAGTCGTTGGTTTTGTTTGAGGAAATGAAATTCCGTGGATTTGAACCCAATTCTGTCACGATTACTACAATATTAGCTAGTTGTAGTCACTCGGGCCTTGTAGACCAAGGTAAGAAGATATTTGATTCACTTGGTCTAGTCTACAATATTGAACCCTGTGTCGAGCACTATGCTTGTATGATAGATCTTTTGGGCCGCTCGGGGTGTGTGGAAGAAGCATTTGAATTAGTGAAAAATATGAAGTTGGCTCCTACAGCAAGTACATGGGGTGCTCTACTAGCTGCATGCATGACTTGGAGGAATGTTGAGATAGGTGAAATAGCAGCTCATCATCTCTTTAAATTGGAACCGAAAAATACTAGTAACTACATAGCCTTGTGCAGTATATATGAATCTTTAG CCACTAAAGAAAGGCATAAGTATTATTTGATTCCTCACAAGGTTAGCTCTTCCTCACAAG TTGACACCAAAGAAAGCTCACAAGGGGAGGAGTTGCGGGTGAAGGGGATGGAGGTTCTTGAGAGAGGGTTGGAGTCGTTTAATCAGGCGGAAGTTGGGGCGGGGTTGCAGGTGTTCTATAATTTAGGGGAGTTACGTGGTACTGTGGAGGGATTGGTTGGGAAGTATAAGAATGTTGGTGTCAAGAGTATTGCCAATGCGTTGGATATGAAGGCGATTTCGAGTGGTGGGGGGATGTATGGAGGGGGGCCGGGTGGGATACAGAGGAGTGGGACGCCGCAGATTGGGGGTGGGAGTAAGGCCAAGGAAGCGTTGTGGCAACGGATGAATGGGTGTATGGATCAGTTGCATAGTATTGTTGTGGCTGTTTGGCATTTACAGAGAGTCTTGTTGAAGAAGAGGGATCCGTTTACTCATGTGTTGTTGCTCGACGAGGTTATGCAGGTATGGTTTATGTAG